From one Chloroflexota bacterium genomic stretch:
- the rpsU gene encoding 30S ribosomal protein S21 — MSIHEGESQEWLLRRFQRMVQMSGVLREVKANCHFVPKSEAARIKPKKNAQRKRRQGY, encoded by the coding sequence ATATCAATACATGAAGGTGAATCGCAGGAATGGCTGCTGCGTCGCTTTCAGCGAATGGTGCAGATGAGTGGTGTCCTTCGGGAAGTAAAAGCCAACTGCCATTTCGTACCGAAGAGTGAGGCAGCCCGCATCAAACCCAAAAAGAACGCACAACGAAAGCGGCGACAAGGATATTAA
- a CDS encoding zinc-ribbon domain containing protein, with the protein MSFQDKTLECSDCSNTFTFSAEEQEQFQSRGYTNDPKRCPECRQARKSERYGNSGNSYGNGSYGYTPRRQLFPAVCSDCGKATEVPFEPSQGRPVYCSDCYRKVRPSR; encoded by the coding sequence ATGAGTTTTCAGGACAAGACCCTCGAATGTTCCGATTGCAGTAATACTTTCACCTTTAGCGCTGAGGAACAGGAACAGTTCCAGTCGAGAGGCTATACTAACGACCCGAAGCGATGCCCGGAATGCCGCCAGGCACGGAAGTCAGAGCGCTACGGGAACAGTGGCAATAGCTATGGAAATGGCAGCTACGGTTATACACCCCGACGTCAACTATTCCCCGCAGTGTGTTCTGATTGCGGCAAGGCAACTGAAGTACCGTTCGAGCCCAGCCAGGGTAGACCAGTGTATTGCAGTGATTGCTACCGAAAAGTCCGACCGAGTAGATAA